One part of the Prochlorococcus marinus str. MIT 9313 genome encodes these proteins:
- the purL gene encoding phosphoribosylformylglycinamidine synthase subunit PurL, whose product MRVDYDVAAALRHEGLKPHDYDEICRRLQRAPNRVELGMFGVMWSEHCCYRNSRPLLSSFPTSGHRILVGPGENAGVVDLGDGQSLAFKIESHNHPSALEPFQGAATGVGGILRDIFTMGARPIALLNALRFGPLEDERNVGLMEGVVEGIAHYGNCVGVPTVGGEVAFDSSYSGNPLVNAMALGLMETDEIVCSGAHGVGYPVIYVGSTTGRDGMGGASFASAELTKASLDDRPAVQVGDPFLEKGLIEACLEAFKSGDVVAAQDMGAAGLTCSCSEMAAKGGLGIELDLDRVPARELGMTPYEFLLSESQERMLFVVKPGQEQSLMERFIRWGLQAAIVGCVLEEKVVRVLQKGEVVAEVPANALADDTPIDRHELVSDPPLEIQAKWDWQENLLPVVGLKGINLNSQSHFGSNISWDEILLKLLDDPTIASKRWVYRQYDHQVQANTVSAPGVSDAAVVRLRPQQGKGSVDEVKRGVAAVVDCPNRWVFLDPERGAMAAVAEAARNLSCVGAEPLAVTDNLNFPSPETPTGYWQLALACRGLSKACKTFSTPVTGGNVSLYNETRLADGKIQPIHPTPVVGMVGLVHNLVNVCGQAWLEPGDLIWLLGVPIDTTVAVDPRVSLAGSSYLECIHGLVTGRPPEIDLKLECLVQSFLRNSITEGFVRSAHDLSDGGLAVAVAECCIAANLGAHIELPSSDARLDRLLFAEGGSRILVSVPSTQAVAWQKVLNQAKTTAPGSVFDQYLGVVTADDELLITQAGNRLVQLPLNQLRECFEQAIPRRMGLDLSSSV is encoded by the coding sequence GTCTGAACACTGTTGTTATCGCAATTCAAGGCCTTTGCTCAGCAGCTTTCCTACAAGTGGTCATCGGATTTTGGTTGGTCCTGGAGAAAATGCTGGTGTCGTGGATTTAGGAGATGGGCAGAGCTTGGCTTTCAAAATCGAAAGCCACAATCATCCTTCTGCATTGGAACCTTTTCAAGGAGCTGCTACAGGTGTTGGCGGAATCTTGAGAGATATTTTTACTATGGGTGCAAGGCCTATTGCGCTTCTTAATGCTTTACGTTTTGGACCTCTTGAAGATGAACGTAATGTTGGTCTTATGGAGGGGGTCGTTGAAGGTATAGCTCATTACGGCAATTGCGTGGGAGTTCCTACCGTTGGTGGTGAGGTGGCGTTTGATTCCAGTTATTCCGGCAACCCGTTAGTTAATGCAATGGCTCTTGGGCTGATGGAAACAGATGAGATTGTTTGTTCTGGGGCTCATGGTGTTGGTTATCCGGTGATTTATGTCGGTAGTACAACTGGTCGTGATGGTATGGGTGGTGCCAGTTTTGCTAGTGCAGAGCTCACAAAAGCTTCTTTGGATGATCGTCCTGCGGTTCAGGTTGGTGATCCATTTTTGGAAAAAGGTTTAATTGAAGCTTGTCTTGAAGCTTTTAAGAGTGGCGATGTTGTTGCTGCTCAGGATATGGGTGCGGCTGGTCTTACTTGTAGCTGTTCGGAGATGGCTGCTAAGGGTGGTCTTGGTATTGAACTCGATCTTGATCGAGTTCCTGCTCGTGAGCTTGGGATGACTCCATATGAGTTTTTACTTTCGGAATCTCAAGAGAGAATGCTTTTTGTGGTGAAGCCTGGACAAGAGCAATCTTTGATGGAGAGATTTATTCGTTGGGGGTTGCAAGCAGCAATTGTTGGTTGCGTTCTTGAAGAGAAGGTGGTTCGTGTTTTGCAAAAAGGAGAAGTTGTTGCTGAGGTGCCTGCTAATGCATTAGCTGATGACACTCCAATTGATCGACATGAATTAGTGAGTGATCCTCCGCTAGAGATTCAGGCCAAATGGGACTGGCAGGAGAATCTATTACCAGTTGTTGGTTTAAAAGGGATCAATTTAAATTCACAATCTCATTTTGGTAGTAATATTTCATGGGATGAAATTCTTTTAAAGTTACTTGATGACCCTACGATTGCTTCAAAACGTTGGGTTTATCGTCAATATGACCATCAGGTTCAAGCTAATACAGTTTCAGCCCCAGGAGTTTCTGATGCTGCTGTTGTGAGATTACGTCCACAGCAAGGTAAGGGCTCTGTAGATGAGGTAAAGCGGGGAGTTGCGGCAGTTGTTGATTGTCCTAATCGATGGGTTTTTCTTGATCCAGAACGTGGTGCTATGGCCGCTGTAGCAGAAGCGGCCAGAAATCTTAGTTGTGTTGGTGCGGAGCCTTTGGCTGTCACAGATAATCTCAATTTTCCTTCTCCGGAAACGCCTACTGGGTATTGGCAATTGGCTTTAGCTTGTCGTGGTCTTTCTAAGGCTTGCAAGACTTTTTCAACACCAGTAACTGGAGGAAATGTTTCTCTATATAATGAGACTCGCTTAGCTGATGGAAAAATACAACCTATTCACCCAACACCAGTTGTTGGAATGGTTGGTTTAGTTCATAATCTTGTAAATGTGTGTGGTCAGGCTTGGCTTGAGCCTGGTGATTTGATTTGGCTTTTAGGCGTGCCTATCGATACAACAGTTGCTGTTGATCCTCGCGTTAGCCTTGCGGGTAGTAGTTATCTTGAATGTATTCATGGTTTAGTTACGGGGAGGCCTCCGGAGATTGATCTGAAACTTGAGTGTTTAGTTCAATCTTTCCTACGCAATTCTATTACTGAGGGATTTGTTCGCTCTGCTCATGATCTAAGTGATGGAGGTCTTGCAGTTGCAGTTGCTGAGTGTTGTATCGCTGCAAATTTGGGTGCACATATTGAGTTACCATCCAGCGATGCTCGATTGGATCGCTTGTTATTTGCTGAAGGTGGTTCACGCATCTTGGTGAGTGTTCCATCCACGCAGGCTGTTGCCTGGCAAAAGGTTTTAAATCAGGCAAAGACCACAGCCCCTGGCTCAGTGTTTGATCAGTACCTTGGTGTTGTTACGGCTGATGATGAGTTGTTGATCACTCAGGCTGGCAATCGCTTGGTTCAGCTTCCTTTGAATCAGCTGAGGGAGTGCTTTGAGCAGGCAATCCCTCGTCGTATGGGCTTGGATCTCTCTTCA